The genomic segment CAGCGTTAACCACGGCTAATAGGGATGCTGGGGTTAATTGGGTGGCATTAACAGCAACAGGGTCATCATTCTTCACAACGGGCATTGACTGGGATTCAGTGGGTGAGGATTATGATTCAGTTAGGGAACTGGTCAGGGTGATTAAGGCACTGGTATCCTTCATGGTAACCCTTGATAAACCCATAGTAACCATACTTAACGGCTCAGCCCTAGGCCTAGGCCTTGAATTAGCTGTCTTAAGTGACTTAACCATAGCCCCACCTGACGTTTACCTATGCTACCCGGAGGGGGCCATTGGCATACCCCCCGTCTTCTCAATGCCTAGGCTTCAACAAGCCTTACCCAGAATGACCCTAGTAAAGTTACTCTCAGGTAACGCATTAAGTTCAAGTGAGGCTGAGAAATACGGTTTAATTCACCTTGTACCCAGGGGGAATTTACTTGGGGATGCTAAGTCAATAATAAGGGGCATTAGGTTTAATTCCTTGGCTAGGAGAATAATGAATGAACCAGTGAGGGGGATTATTGATGAGGCTGAGGCAGTGCTGCTTGATGCATTAATGTCACGGTGCCTAACCCACTCCTCAAGGGAGGAGTTAATTAAGGTCACTAAGGAGGCTAAGGTTAAGTGTAGGAGCAGTTACTTAACCTAATGAAGGTGAAACCCCTTGAAACCGAACTGGAACCAAGGCTGAAATTAGGCTGATGATTAATTATCCTTAAAAGGGATTAATGCAAATACACTGTGGTATGAGACCTATTACTATTGCGGTAATAGTGGTTGTGATTGCAGTAGCCATTGCGGTGGGGTATGTTGCTGTTAAGTTAACTGGACCTGCATCTGTGTATGTTTACATTAGTGATAAGCCAATGCAGGTGCAGCACCTTTACGTAACAGTATCATCAATAATGCTTCACAATGAGGTATCAGGCTCATGGTACACCTGCAGTAACGCATCAGTGAGGCTTGATTTAACACAGTTAACGTCAACATCACAGTTAGTGGCTAAGTGCAATCCACCTAATGGCACCTATAATTTAATCTTCCTGCAGGTATCCAGTGTTCAAGCGGTGGTTAATGGGCAGAATTACGATTGCACAGTACCCAGTGGCATAATTAAGGTTCCCCTTGAGCCTCAGCCAATTGCGGTTAATGGAACAAGCTATAGTATTAACGTTGACATGGGTATGGTTAATAACGTTAACTTAACCGGTAATGGTAAATGCATTGTTAAACCCGTTGTTAAGGCCACAATCACTAGGCATTGAGTACTCTAGGTTTAACTCAGTATGTTAAAATAAGGAAATCATGTGTTTAAGCTAATTAGCCTTACTTACGGACTTGAATCACCGGGGCGTACTTTAATGCACTTCTATTAGCGGCCACGGCGCCTATGGTTAAGGGTACTAGGGTTAATTTACCCAGTATTAAGCCTAGCATGGTGCTTAATAATGCTGGTAACGGCATTACACCGTAGAAGGCTATCGGTACAAAGACTAAACTATCCACAGTCATACTGATTGGGTCTGATACACCAACCCTCTTGAACACATTACCCATAATCCTACTCACCAGATGAACGTCAAGGGATTCAGCGGTGAAGAACGCTGTAACACTAGCTACGGCTATTCTAGCTGATTCACCAACAATACTTGCGAAGGCGTTCTGCATGCTCCAGAAGGGGGCTGGTGGGGCGTATATTGCTAGTTGAATGATTGCCCAAAGCCCGAGTTGAAGCAGTGCAGCAATCCTAACAACCCAGTAACCGGTTCTCCTACCGAATTTAAGGGTTAATACATCTAATGTGGCCACAGTGGCTGAGTAGGTTACTGTGCCGCTGGGTAGGTTGGCGTAGCCAATGTACATTATTTTACTGGCTAGGAACTGACTAACGGTTAGGAGCATTAGGTATGATGATATTGCTGAAGCCAATAACACATCATCACCCCCCATTCTCCATGACACGTACATTATCACAGCCACCAACACATACACCACGGCTGCCTCAAGTAGGAAGTATAGTACAGGGTACATTGAGCCCTGCCCTGTGGGGCAGGTTTATAAGCATACCTGTTCATTAATATTAAGGATGCGTCACCCAATAGCCCTCCTGACCTTAGCCATATCCAGTAGATACGCCTTAGCATCATTAATGTAACTGTTATTGACGCTTTCAAGGAATAGCTTAGTGAGTAGTGCATGCTTCCTCTGTTCAAAGCCTGGTGACGACACCTTAACCCCTAATTCATCAATTGCCTTAATATCCTCAAGAACCATTGCAATAGTCTCCTTACTAACCCTCAATTCACTCTTCATACTTGGTAACTGCTCGATACACTCCATGCATATGTATTGTGCAGCGTCGCTTAAGTCACTCCATAGGTTAACGTAATTCCCCTCCAATACACCCCACTGTCTCTCATTAAGCTTAAGTAATGTTGAGAGACCTAGGATCTCAGGGGGTATGCCTATTGAGTATAAGGCTCCAACGAAGGCTATCGCCCTAGGTAACGTAACCCCCCTGAAACCCCTCCCGTAACCGAATAACCCAATGTGCAGCCTCCTAGTTCTCCTTGGAGGTAGGAGTTGGGCAATGTAGTTTACTGCGTTTGCTAATCCCTCAACCTCAGCCTGATACCTATCAGTGTACTGCCTAATTATGGTTAAGGCTAATTCCTCCTCATCACTACTCAATATCACTGGTTCAGTGGGTTTTGAATTATTAATGAGGTTAATAGCATCCTTAGCATTATCCACCGGGTAATCGTACCTGAAGGCTGATTGAACAGTGAACGTGTACACCCCCGGGTACTCCTTGAGCGTGTTATTGACGTTACGTGGGTTGAAATTACCTCTGAAGGGGGTTGGGCCAACGCCTATTATTGGGTATATGCTTAAACCCAATGAGTTACCAATTGCGTACACCCTTGATAAGGCTATCTTAGCCAGTAGAACAGCTGGGATTAGGCCATAGTTCATTGCTGGGTCGGATCTGGCTATGAATACCCTAAGGTACTGGGGCTTAGCCACCTTAACGTAACCCTCTATTATTGAGTCAATCCTCACTAGTGATTCCATATCCTCAACCAGTGGGATCACCTCAATGGTCTTCGGCTCAACCTCCCCAATAACGTCACTGACCTTAAGCCCATCATCAAGCTCAACACTGCATTTACCTGCTACAATCCTTTCATAGTACCTCAGCGTCATTATTAAGTCCCTTGAACTGGAGGTTAATGGGAAGATGACTTCAAATATTGCCTTAACTGGCTTACCGTAGAAGACCCTGGCTAAATCATAGGCCATTGGTATTGTTTCAAGGGCCTCAGCGAAAATCTTCCTATCAGAGGCCTCAACATTAGGGTTAGGTAACCTGTAGGTTAGGTAAATATCCTCCCCAAGCACCTTATTAATGAAGAATCCCCCGTAATTCTCAAGGAGCTTCCTAACCACGTAAATATCCACGTCCTTACCCTCGAAGTCCCACATGGTTTCCTGACAATCGTAAATACTGTAATTCATGTAGGCTTCATAAACCTCATCATCACCCTTAATGAAGTCGTTAACAACCCATTGAGGCACATTGGCGTAGTCAGGGTGCTGCGTACACATTGTCCTCGGTATAATCCTCACATCCAAGCCCCCTGCACCTAGCCTTATTAAGCTCAGTGGTTTAGGTATATAGGCAATTGATTAATACGGATACGCCTCAGTAGCCTATTGCTGCATTAAGTCTCATTAAACTTCACTGATTCCCCATTAATTAACCCACTCATTGACTTAATGAACTCCTCCTCACTCATTGGTTCCCTTAAACGGCCCTCGTCGTAAAGCCTAACTACTGCCCTATAAACCCTCTCCACGGTCTCATCATTCTTACCGGCATTAACCCCAATACCCTTAAGCACATGCGCAATCCCAGACCTACCCGTGTATGGGCCTATTAGAATAGTCTCCCTCATACCGACCAGTGAGGGATCCATGGATAGGTAGGTTTCAGGGTCCTTGGATTGAGCATCAATGTGAATACCCGCAGCCGTGGCGTAGGCGTTACTACCCACTATTGGTTGATGCCTAGGTACACTATACCCCATGCCCTTAAAGTACTCCACGATCCTTGAAATAACCCTAGGCTCCATACCGTCGAAGGAGCCCTTAAGCCTACTGTACCAAACCACAAGGGCCTCAATGGGTACGTTACCCGCCCTCTCCCCAATACCCAGTAGTGTCCCATTATTAATCCCCGCCCCGTAAACCCAAGCAGCCACTGCGTTGGCTACAGCCATGTGGTAGTCCCCATGTCCATGAAACTCCAAGGCATTGCTGGGTATCTTGAGTAGGCTCCTCATTACCCATATTAACTTAGGTATACTGTAGGGTAGTGAGGCTGTGGGGTATGGTACACCCACGCCTGTTGTGTCAGGGAGCTTAATTACTAGGGATGCACCGTACTTATCCCTAAGCCTAAGCAACTTATTAACGAAGGGTACTACGAATCCTAATACATCAGCCCTGGTTACATCCTCTAGACTGCATCTTAAGGCTATGCCGCTCCTCATGGCCTCCTCAGCGGCTTCAAGGTACTTCTCAACCACCCTAGCCCTAGTGGTGTTGAACTTGGCCTTAATGTGGATGTCTGATATTGACATTAACATAACCATTTCATCTAACCCACTCTCCTTAACCAACCTAACATCCTCAACCCTAGCCCTACCCCATCCAATAACCTTAGGGTACTTTAAGCCAAGGCCCTTAACAGCATTAACAATCCTCCTATCCCTCTCAGTGTATAGGAAGAACTCACTCCTACTCAACCTCCCACTACCGTTATCAAGCTCTGAGAGTAGTTTGAAAAGCCCCTTAACGTCACTTGGGCTGTATGCGTAGAAGGCCTGCTGCCCATCCCTGAAGGTTGTGTCGGTTATGTATAATTCACTTGGTGTATTCGGTTCAACGCTTATACCGTCGAAGATTAGTCTCGGGGGCATTGGCCAATTAGTGGGCCTATACTCAACCTCACTGTAGTCTAGGCCCTCCTCCCTTAGGATTTTTAATAATCCATCCCGGGATTCCCTAACCCGTGCTTCAATAACAATCCCCGAAACGCTAAGCTACCTGGACTATATAAGCATTACGTACACTTCCAGAAGCCGTCGAGAAGCCTATATTCACTTTTAAGCGTAAAGCGAATTAAGGACGCTGAGCCTTAAACCCATGCATCCGCTTCTTGAGGAGGTTCATGAATTATTAAGGAGGAGTACAGTGGAGTTCGCGGAGGCTAGGGTTGAGCCATTGGCTAAGGCCATTGAGGTTAATGGTGAGTACCCAAGGCAACTAATGGGGGAGTTGGGTAAGCAGGGCTTACTTGCCCCCATGGCTCCACCAGAGTACGGTGGGGGTGGCTTAGACTTTAGGGGTGAGGTGATTATTATTGAGGAGGTTGCTAAGCACTCCCCAACCCTGGCAACATTAATGGAGGTTCAGGGAGCCTTAATAATTGATTCACTTTTAAGCCATGGTAGCCGGGAGGTGAGGGAGAGGTTCCTTGAGGGTTTAGTTAAGGGTGATTTAATAGCCTCCTTCGCCTTAACCGAACCCTGCTGCGGTAGTGATGCTGGGGCTATTGAGACAAGGGCTGTTAAGGATGGGGGTGAGTGGGTTATTAATGGGCGTAAGGCATGGGTAACCAGCGGCCAATACGCCGACCTATACCTAGTCTTCGCCAGAACCGGTAGTATTGAGGAGAGGCATAGGGCTATTACAGCATTCCTAGTGCCTAGGGGTGGTTGCATTGAGGTTAACCCCATGGGTGTAATGGGGATTAGGGGCGGCGGCACCGCTGAGGTTTCCCTAAGGGACTGCAGGGTGCCTGATGAGTACAGGGTTGGGGAGGTTAATAGGGGTTTTTACTTAGCCATGGAGAAGCTTAACCTGGGTAGGACTTGTGTTGGGGCTATTGGCTTAGGTATAGCTGAGAGAGCCTTCACTGAGGCTTATGATTACGCTCAGGTTAGGCGAATCTACGGGGGTACGTTGGCTGAATTGGGTGTTATTCAAGGCTACCTAGCTCAAATGTATACTCAAGTTGAGGCGCTTAGGGGCTTAATCTACTTGACTGCCTACATGAGGGATAAGGGGTTGAGTGAATTCACTAAGTATGCTCAAGCGGCTAAATACCTAGGATCAAGCACAGCGGTTAATGTTACTAGGACTGCAATACAGGTAATGGGGGCTGTTGGCTTATCCACTGAATCACCATTAGAGTACCTTTACAGGGATGCCAAGGCCACTGAGGTTTACGAGGGATCCAATGAAGTTA from the Caldivirga maquilingensis IC-167 genome contains:
- a CDS encoding DUF4382 domain-containing protein codes for the protein MRPITIAVIVVVIAVAIAVGYVAVKLTGPASVYVYISDKPMQVQHLYVTVSSIMLHNEVSGSWYTCSNASVRLDLTQLTSTSQLVAKCNPPNGTYNLIFLQVSSVQAVVNGQNYDCTVPSGIIKVPLEPQPIAVNGTSYSINVDMGMVNNVNLTGNGKCIVKPVVKATITRH
- a CDS encoding acyl-CoA dehydrogenase family protein, with amino-acid sequence MHPLLEEVHELLRRSTVEFAEARVEPLAKAIEVNGEYPRQLMGELGKQGLLAPMAPPEYGGGGLDFRGEVIIIEEVAKHSPTLATLMEVQGALIIDSLLSHGSREVRERFLEGLVKGDLIASFALTEPCCGSDAGAIETRAVKDGGEWVINGRKAWVTSGQYADLYLVFARTGSIEERHRAITAFLVPRGGCIEVNPMGVMGIRGGGTAEVSLRDCRVPDEYRVGEVNRGFYLAMEKLNLGRTCVGAIGLGIAERAFTEAYDYAQVRRIYGGTLAELGVIQGYLAQMYTQVEALRGLIYLTAYMRDKGLSEFTKYAQAAKYLGSSTAVNVTRTAIQVMGAVGLSTESPLEYLYRDAKATEVYEGSNEVILYSLFKMLRK
- a CDS encoding queuosine precursor transporter; this encodes MYPVLYFLLEAAVVYVLVAVIMYVSWRMGGDDVLLASAISSYLMLLTVSQFLASKIMYIGYANLPSGTVTYSATVATLDVLTLKFGRRTGYWVVRIAALLQLGLWAIIQLAIYAPPAPFWSMQNAFASIVGESARIAVASVTAFFTAESLDVHLVSRIMGNVFKRVGVSDPISMTVDSLVFVPIAFYGVMPLPALLSTMLGLILGKLTLVPLTIGAVAANRSALKYAPVIQVRK
- the ppcA gene encoding phosphoenolpyruvate carboxylase — protein: MRIIPRTMCTQHPDYANVPQWVVNDFIKGDDEVYEAYMNYSIYDCQETMWDFEGKDVDIYVVRKLLENYGGFFINKVLGEDIYLTYRLPNPNVEASDRKIFAEALETIPMAYDLARVFYGKPVKAIFEVIFPLTSSSRDLIMTLRYYERIVAGKCSVELDDGLKVSDVIGEVEPKTIEVIPLVEDMESLVRIDSIIEGYVKVAKPQYLRVFIARSDPAMNYGLIPAVLLAKIALSRVYAIGNSLGLSIYPIIGVGPTPFRGNFNPRNVNNTLKEYPGVYTFTVQSAFRYDYPVDNAKDAINLINNSKPTEPVILSSDEEELALTIIRQYTDRYQAEVEGLANAVNYIAQLLPPRRTRRLHIGLFGYGRGFRGVTLPRAIAFVGALYSIGIPPEILGLSTLLKLNERQWGVLEGNYVNLWSDLSDAAQYICMECIEQLPSMKSELRVSKETIAMVLEDIKAIDELGVKVSSPGFEQRKHALLTKLFLESVNNSYINDAKAYLLDMAKVRRAIG
- a CDS encoding enoyl-CoA hydratase/isomerase family protein, which encodes MMLNKVKVWNEDGVGVIAIDNGLENPLDLDALIQLMTALTTANRDAGVNWVALTATGSSFFTTGIDWDSVGEDYDSVRELVRVIKALVSFMVTLDKPIVTILNGSALGLGLELAVLSDLTIAPPDVYLCYPEGAIGIPPVFSMPRLQQALPRMTLVKLLSGNALSSSEAEKYGLIHLVPRGNLLGDAKSIIRGIRFNSLARRIMNEPVRGIIDEAEAVLLDALMSRCLTHSSREELIKVTKEAKVKCRSSYLT
- a CDS encoding homocitrate synthase/isopropylmalate synthase family protein translates to MPPRLIFDGISVEPNTPSELYITDTTFRDGQQAFYAYSPSDVKGLFKLLSELDNGSGRLSRSEFFLYTERDRRIVNAVKGLGLKYPKVIGWGRARVEDVRLVKESGLDEMVMLMSISDIHIKAKFNTTRARVVEKYLEAAEEAMRSGIALRCSLEDVTRADVLGFVVPFVNKLLRLRDKYGASLVIKLPDTTGVGVPYPTASLPYSIPKLIWVMRSLLKIPSNALEFHGHGDYHMAVANAVAAWVYGAGINNGTLLGIGERAGNVPIEALVVWYSRLKGSFDGMEPRVISRIVEYFKGMGYSVPRHQPIVGSNAYATAAGIHIDAQSKDPETYLSMDPSLVGMRETILIGPYTGRSGIAHVLKGIGVNAGKNDETVERVYRAVVRLYDEGRLREPMSEEEFIKSMSGLINGESVKFNET